One stretch of Alcaligenes faecalis DNA includes these proteins:
- a CDS encoding FUSC family protein: MFPSLSWIQLDRPALLHGLNLALAAWLSFTIAVLLSVDNPFWAAMPVWVLSQAYRGLVYERALWRILGTLVGAGLGLAFLHLPNPYLQLLGMALVVGVASALTHVFRGAFSYLPMLAGITIGVVVLPSVLAPDASLDLALSRVECTLIGVLVTTLLCSRTTPRSQRKTYYQRVRVLAADALRIAAHALSPSYQQPDQSSWSRVRQEIVDLDAQARILAAGSLDAYRRLPYVDAFLYAVIELLAASALIAQQRERGLSPAADYVQDLQEQAQRLQDGLSLRVLGKTALRQEGQISLARLRRAMGQIQRAEQGLFAERVQPRRHRFLTTPAISVDWPLAIRTGLISGLAAFTAGGVAYALASPALELMAIGVCTFSIILGSMPRPQLMSRTMFTGIAVGVLVASFYRYIVQAHLVADWQVILSVLPFLVIGGLLRANRPTSTWALDANMCFQLASQAGMAAVSWPIIMKESLPLLAGSAVVCSAFFLLPRRTHPRGQTLVRRVVRELYPLIKRSRPRLFRVWRARVARQWVRLWHWMGEQTPHGLLSLINLGHGVVELKRLAKRGPEQQACVVLVCELLEGFEHQPEELAQQLLRISQSCTDTVLMQAIMDVAQSLQGAQAVLVYAYPPDATPRAVETS; this comes from the coding sequence ATGTTTCCCTCTCTTTCCTGGATCCAGCTGGATCGACCTGCGCTCCTGCACGGCCTGAATTTGGCCTTGGCAGCGTGGCTGTCGTTCACCATCGCTGTTCTGCTTTCCGTTGATAATCCCTTCTGGGCCGCCATGCCGGTGTGGGTCTTGTCCCAAGCCTACCGAGGGCTGGTGTATGAACGGGCCTTGTGGCGGATTCTGGGAACCTTGGTGGGAGCAGGGCTGGGGCTGGCGTTCTTGCATCTGCCCAATCCTTATTTGCAGTTGCTGGGTATGGCGCTGGTGGTGGGTGTAGCGTCGGCCCTGACCCATGTGTTCCGGGGCGCCTTTTCCTACTTGCCCATGCTGGCGGGGATCACGATTGGCGTGGTGGTCTTGCCTTCAGTGCTGGCTCCGGATGCGTCACTGGATCTGGCCTTGTCGCGGGTGGAGTGCACTTTGATCGGGGTGCTGGTAACCACCTTGCTCTGTTCCCGGACCACACCGCGTAGTCAGCGCAAGACTTATTACCAACGGGTGCGCGTCCTGGCGGCGGATGCCTTGCGCATCGCTGCTCATGCCTTGAGCCCGTCTTATCAGCAGCCGGATCAGAGCTCGTGGAGTCGTGTTCGCCAGGAGATTGTGGATCTGGATGCTCAGGCCCGTATTCTGGCGGCGGGTTCTCTGGATGCGTATCGACGCTTGCCTTATGTGGATGCGTTCCTGTATGCCGTGATCGAGCTTTTGGCCGCCAGCGCGCTGATTGCCCAGCAACGGGAGCGGGGCCTGTCGCCAGCTGCGGATTATGTGCAGGACTTGCAGGAACAGGCGCAGCGTTTGCAGGACGGTCTGAGCTTGCGGGTGCTGGGCAAGACAGCCTTGCGGCAAGAAGGGCAGATCAGTCTGGCGCGCTTGCGCCGTGCAATGGGGCAAATACAAAGAGCAGAGCAGGGCTTGTTCGCTGAGCGGGTGCAGCCTAGACGGCACCGTTTTCTGACAACGCCCGCCATCTCGGTGGATTGGCCCCTGGCAATCCGCACGGGCCTGATCAGTGGCTTGGCCGCTTTCACGGCAGGCGGCGTGGCTTACGCCTTGGCCAGTCCCGCGCTGGAGTTGATGGCGATTGGGGTGTGTACCTTCTCCATTATTCTGGGTTCCATGCCGCGTCCCCAATTGATGAGCCGAACCATGTTTACCGGGATCGCGGTGGGCGTTCTGGTAGCCAGCTTTTATCGCTACATCGTCCAGGCGCACCTGGTGGCAGACTGGCAGGTCATTCTGTCCGTGCTTCCTTTTTTGGTGATTGGTGGTTTGTTACGTGCCAACCGTCCTACCTCGACCTGGGCATTGGACGCGAATATGTGTTTCCAGTTGGCCAGCCAGGCCGGGATGGCGGCGGTCAGTTGGCCCATCATCATGAAGGAGTCCCTGCCTTTGCTGGCGGGCTCTGCGGTGGTGTGCAGTGCCTTCTTCCTTTTACCTCGCCGCACTCATCCTCGTGGGCAAACCCTGGTAAGGCGTGTGGTGCGTGAACTGTATCCCCTGATCAAGCGTTCGCGCCCACGCCTGTTCCGGGTCTGGCGCGCGCGAGTGGCGCGGCAATGGGTGCGCCTCTGGCACTGGATGGGGGAGCAGACACCCCATGGCTTGCTGTCCTTGATCAATCTGGGTCATGGAGTGGTTGAGCTGAAGCGGCTGGCCAAACGCGGACCGGAGCAGCAGGCCTGTGTGGTGCTGGTCTGTGAATTGCTGGAAGGGTTCGAACATCAGCCCGAGGAGCTGGCCCAGCAACTGCTGCGTATCAGCCAGTCGTGTACCGATACGGTATTGATGCAGGCGATTATGGATGTCGCTCAGTCCTTGCAAGGGGCGCAAGCGGTTTTGGTTTATGCTTACCCGCCTGATGCTACGCCGCGCGCTGTGGAGACTTCATGA
- a CDS encoding MarR family winged helix-turn-helix transcriptional regulator: MMNHQLYERFGLSMIVLARLYRRELDQTLVRYGVSEATILPIRYLAQLGEPIRQGQLARMMRLEGPTLVRLIDQLESGGLLERLPDEQDKRARLLCLTEKGRDFHERLLELLRQSRAPLFEGIPDEDIEAALRCFDALASNLGLEATDMSSLFGD; this comes from the coding sequence ATGATGAATCACCAACTTTATGAACGATTTGGCCTGTCCATGATTGTGCTGGCGCGCCTTTATCGTCGTGAATTGGATCAGACGCTGGTGCGTTACGGTGTGTCCGAGGCTACCATTCTGCCGATTCGCTATCTGGCCCAGTTGGGTGAGCCCATACGACAAGGGCAACTAGCCCGCATGATGCGTCTGGAAGGACCGACCTTGGTTCGTCTGATCGATCAGCTGGAGTCTGGCGGTTTGCTGGAGCGCTTGCCCGACGAGCAGGACAAGCGCGCGCGCCTGTTGTGTCTGACTGAAAAAGGGCGCGACTTTCACGAGCGCCTGCTGGAATTGCTGCGCCAATCTCGTGCACCCCTGTTTGAAGGGATCCCGGACGAAGACATAGAAGCGGCCTTGCGTTGCTTTGATGCGCTGGCCAGCAATCTGGGGCTGGAAGCAACGGATATGTCCAGCTTGTTTGGGGACTGA
- a CDS encoding CinA family protein, which yields MNDVDLARLVKTMTEARLTLASAESCTAGLIASMLADQAGAAAVLDCAFVTYSPQAKYRCLGVDQRVLAENNLCSEAVARAMAKGAAELTPANLIIANTGVADDIAEPQIPAGTQCFAWLFKPQDKFDPLVVYTETIVFDGTRDEIRQQSARYALGRIEHWLRLAKQERQGVNPGV from the coding sequence ATGAACGATGTAGATCTTGCACGTTTGGTTAAAACCATGACCGAGGCCCGGCTGACGCTGGCAAGCGCAGAATCCTGCACAGCAGGTTTGATTGCGTCTATGCTGGCTGACCAAGCGGGGGCGGCAGCCGTACTGGATTGTGCTTTTGTGACTTATTCTCCACAGGCCAAATATCGATGCCTGGGCGTAGATCAGCGAGTGCTGGCAGAAAATAATCTGTGCAGTGAAGCAGTGGCACGAGCCATGGCCAAAGGAGCTGCGGAACTGACGCCGGCCAATTTGATTATTGCCAACACGGGCGTGGCTGATGATATTGCAGAGCCGCAGATTCCGGCTGGGACGCAATGTTTTGCCTGGCTGTTCAAGCCACAGGACAAGTTTGATCCTTTGGTCGTGTATACCGAAACCATTGTTTTTGACGGCACACGTGATGAAATTCGTCAGCAAAGTGCGCGTTATGCCTTGGGCCGCATTGAGCATTGGTTGCGTTTGGCCAAACAAGAACGCCAGGGTGTGAACCCTGGCGTTTGA
- the acnA gene encoding aconitate hydratase AcnA — protein MSQSLALETLSLNGRSVRYVPIADIPGIEKLPYSLRVLLENLCRQKAVRHADVDQEIDSLLQRKVGDGITFYPARVFGQDILGLVMLLDMAALREGVQAAGGDASRVRPQVPIDVIIDHSLQVDSWANPKAADVNLAREYQRNGERFAFLRWCSSNFDGVKVVPPGKGIMHQLHIEHIGQVVWSEEGQDVDLVYPDSCVGTDSHTPMVNGLGILGWGVGGIEAEAVMVGLPVAIALPAVVGIELTGKMNDGVLPTDLVLVITQKLRELGVVGKFVEFFGPSVDELSLGDRGMIANMAPEYGATAVFFPIDDAALHYMHMTGRPQEQIDLVEQYSKVQKLWRDPAAPAPVYDTVLKLDLSSIKPSLAGPSNPEDHLDLDTAAQSFPAHHQKIAGRPYDPQRAVPVEGEDFALNDGDVVIAAITSCTNTANPANMMAAGLLARNAVARGLRSKPWVKTSLVPGSQVTADVLERAQLQDDLDVLGFNIAGFGCTTCNGGSGPLPANIVNAIESEKLIATAVLSGNRNFEGRIHANVRAAYLASPALVVAYALAGNLNVDLTRDSLGKDQDGKDVYLSDIWPKSAEVQEAIHGAYDRDLFIERYAELYDGGEPWDALARESNGGHYPWEADSTYIRKPPYFDGLQREPAPVANLRGMRPLAILGDSITTDHISPSGSISLGTPAADFLLSKGVEQKDFNNYTTRRANHEVVKRATFANIRLRNKIVPGVEGGVTKVMPEGEVMRIFEAAQAYQERQVPLLVIAGKNYGCGSSRDSAAKGPALLGVKAVVAEGFERIHRTNLVGMGVLPLQFQDGTNADTLGLDGTETFDVKGLEENLGVRSQAELIIHRLDGSTQSVPVIVRLDTVEDMEYWRHGGILPRVWRKYLEN, from the coding sequence ATGTCTCAGTCTCTTGCCCTAGAAACGCTGTCCCTGAACGGACGTTCCGTACGTTACGTTCCTATCGCCGACATCCCCGGTATTGAAAAGCTGCCTTATTCGCTGCGCGTTCTGCTGGAAAACCTCTGTCGTCAGAAGGCCGTGCGTCACGCCGACGTGGATCAGGAAATTGATTCCCTGCTCCAGCGCAAGGTGGGCGACGGCATCACCTTCTACCCTGCTCGCGTATTTGGTCAGGACATTCTGGGTTTGGTGATGTTGCTGGACATGGCGGCCCTGCGCGAAGGCGTACAAGCAGCCGGTGGTGACGCCAGCCGCGTGCGCCCCCAGGTCCCTATCGACGTGATTATTGACCACTCCCTGCAAGTGGACAGCTGGGCCAACCCCAAGGCGGCCGACGTCAACCTGGCACGCGAATACCAACGTAACGGCGAGCGCTTTGCCTTCCTGCGCTGGTGTTCCAGCAACTTTGATGGCGTGAAAGTGGTGCCGCCCGGCAAAGGCATCATGCACCAATTGCACATCGAGCATATTGGTCAGGTTGTCTGGTCCGAAGAAGGCCAGGATGTGGATCTGGTCTACCCCGACAGCTGTGTGGGCACCGACAGCCACACGCCTATGGTGAACGGCCTGGGCATTCTGGGCTGGGGTGTGGGTGGTATTGAAGCCGAAGCCGTGATGGTGGGCTTGCCGGTTGCGATTGCACTGCCCGCCGTGGTCGGTATCGAACTGACCGGCAAGATGAATGACGGCGTACTGCCTACCGATCTGGTGCTGGTCATTACCCAGAAACTGCGCGAACTGGGCGTGGTCGGCAAGTTTGTGGAATTCTTCGGCCCCAGCGTGGACGAGCTGTCCCTGGGCGACCGTGGCATGATCGCCAATATGGCTCCTGAATACGGCGCAACGGCTGTGTTCTTCCCTATCGACGATGCCGCCCTGCACTACATGCACATGACAGGCCGTCCGCAAGAACAGATTGATCTGGTCGAGCAATACAGCAAGGTTCAAAAGCTGTGGCGCGACCCGGCCGCTCCCGCTCCGGTTTACGACACCGTGTTGAAACTGGACCTGAGCAGCATCAAACCTAGTCTGGCTGGCCCCAGCAATCCTGAGGATCATCTGGATTTGGATACCGCTGCCCAGTCTTTCCCCGCCCATCACCAGAAAATTGCTGGCCGTCCTTACGACCCGCAACGTGCCGTCCCCGTCGAAGGCGAGGACTTTGCTCTGAATGATGGCGATGTGGTCATTGCCGCTATTACTTCCTGTACCAATACCGCCAACCCCGCCAATATGATGGCCGCCGGTCTGCTGGCCCGTAACGCCGTGGCTCGTGGCCTGCGCAGCAAGCCTTGGGTCAAGACTTCACTGGTGCCGGGTAGCCAAGTGACTGCCGACGTGCTGGAACGCGCTCAACTGCAGGACGACCTGGATGTGCTGGGTTTCAACATTGCCGGTTTTGGCTGCACCACGTGTAACGGTGGCTCGGGTCCGCTGCCTGCCAATATCGTCAACGCGATTGAATCGGAAAAGCTGATTGCCACGGCCGTGCTGTCGGGCAACCGTAACTTTGAAGGCCGTATTCACGCCAACGTGCGTGCTGCTTACCTGGCATCGCCCGCGCTGGTCGTGGCCTACGCCCTGGCAGGCAACCTGAATGTGGACCTGACCCGCGACTCGCTGGGCAAGGATCAGGACGGCAAGGATGTTTACCTGAGCGACATCTGGCCCAAGTCCGCCGAAGTGCAAGAAGCCATCCACGGAGCTTACGACCGCGACCTGTTCATCGAGCGCTATGCCGAGCTGTACGACGGCGGAGAGCCTTGGGACGCCCTGGCCCGCGAAAGCAATGGCGGTCACTACCCATGGGAAGCCGACAGTACCTACATCCGCAAACCGCCATACTTTGACGGCTTGCAGCGCGAACCGGCTCCTGTAGCCAACCTGCGCGGCATGCGTCCACTGGCGATTTTGGGTGACTCCATCACCACCGACCACATCTCGCCATCGGGTTCGATCAGCCTGGGCACACCGGCCGCTGACTTCCTGCTGTCCAAGGGTGTGGAGCAAAAAGACTTCAACAACTACACCACGCGTCGTGCGAATCACGAAGTGGTCAAACGTGCGACTTTCGCCAACATCCGTCTGCGCAACAAGATTGTTCCCGGCGTGGAAGGCGGTGTCACCAAAGTGATGCCTGAAGGCGAAGTGATGCGTATTTTTGAAGCCGCCCAGGCCTATCAGGAACGTCAGGTTCCCTTGCTGGTGATTGCCGGCAAGAACTACGGCTGCGGCTCCTCCCGCGACTCCGCCGCCAAAGGCCCCGCTCTGCTGGGTGTGAAGGCTGTGGTCGCAGAAGGCTTTGAGCGTATCCACCGCACCAACCTGGTCGGTATGGGTGTGCTGCCCCTGCAGTTCCAGGACGGCACCAATGCCGACACCCTGGGTCTGGATGGCACCGAAACCTTTGATGTGAAAGGTCTGGAAGAAAACCTGGGCGTACGTTCGCAAGCCGAGCTGATCATTCACCGTCTGGATGGCAGCACCCAGTCCGTGCCGGTGATCGTGCGTCTGGATACGGTCGAGGACATGGAATACTGGCGTCACGGCGGTATCCTGCCACGCGTCTGGCGCAAGTACCTGGAGAACTAA
- a CDS encoding GntR family transcriptional regulator encodes MKSQSNSLHVTLAHRLLDYVRAGHLQAGHHLTEQSLAEALGASRSPIRGALAYLAEKGIVGAQPPRRGLYLLKGADQLGVIEEELGTSQDDQIYLQLARDKLSGIWGDTLSENDAMRRYGLTRERVRRILARAANEGWMEQRASKGWSFLPMIDGPQACEESYTLRQMLEPAAMLLPGFAIDSTVLRRVRLQQQALADGGWRHAGHAEMYQANATFHEALASLSGNRFIAQTVTRQNQLRRLLEYQETLDRERIRRQCLEHLAILDLLEKGERAQASALLARHLGNASEEKVQQLERQQQRTTRSDFSFSEPIVSHAEPMEETAQFSLMAQAKNQE; translated from the coding sequence ATGAAAAGCCAATCTAATTCTTTGCATGTCACCTTGGCGCATCGCCTGCTGGACTACGTGCGGGCAGGGCATTTGCAGGCTGGGCATCATTTGACGGAACAATCGCTGGCCGAAGCGCTGGGTGCTTCGCGCTCGCCCATACGGGGGGCGCTGGCCTATCTGGCGGAAAAAGGCATTGTGGGCGCGCAGCCGCCCCGGCGTGGCTTGTATCTGTTGAAAGGGGCCGACCAGCTTGGTGTGATCGAAGAAGAGCTGGGCACCAGCCAGGACGACCAGATCTATTTGCAACTGGCCCGCGACAAGCTTTCGGGCATTTGGGGCGATACCTTGTCGGAAAACGACGCCATGCGCCGTTACGGCCTGACGCGCGAACGTGTCCGCCGCATTCTGGCCCGTGCCGCCAATGAAGGTTGGATGGAACAACGCGCCAGCAAGGGCTGGTCTTTCCTGCCCATGATTGACGGCCCCCAGGCCTGCGAAGAAAGCTATACCTTGCGCCAGATGCTGGAACCTGCCGCCATGTTGCTACCGGGTTTTGCGATTGACTCCACCGTCTTGCGTCGAGTGCGGCTGCAACAGCAAGCCCTGGCTGACGGCGGCTGGCGTCACGCAGGACATGCCGAGATGTATCAGGCCAATGCCACCTTCCACGAAGCCTTGGCCTCCTTGTCCGGCAACCGCTTTATCGCCCAGACCGTGACACGTCAGAACCAGCTGCGGCGCTTGCTGGAGTATCAGGAAACGTTGGATCGGGAACGTATTCGTCGCCAGTGTCTGGAACATCTGGCGATTCTGGACTTGCTGGAAAAGGGCGAACGCGCCCAGGCCTCCGCCTTGCTGGCCCGCCATCTGGGCAACGCCAGCGAGGAAAAAGTGCAGCAGCTGGAACGACAACAGCAGCGCACGACCCGATCCGACTTTTCTTTTAGTGAACCGATTGTCTCTCACGCCGAACCCATGGAGGAGACGGCGCAATTTTCTTTAATGGCGCAAGCCAAGAACCAGGAATAA
- a CDS encoding 2-methylaconitate cis-trans isomerase PrpF family protein: MKQKSLPAVFMRGGTSKALMLNIADLPAERDDWTPLFSAAMGTPDPYGRQLDGMGGGVSSLSKVCIIGPSSHPDADVDYTFAQVAIKEEKVDYRGNCGNMSSAVGPYAVEQGMVKVEDGEACVRILNTNTNKIIHAHFTVEDGQPRYDGDLSIPGVGGTGSPIRLDFVEPGGASTGSLLPSGELTEWLDVPGVGRIEVSLVDAANAAVFVRAADVGLTGLELPDWLEAHPEVLERLDAIRVQASVRMGIAPDVEAARQIRIVPFVCIVSPAQDNPTLSGEVVPAKEIDLVARVISNGQPHRALPLTISLCTAVAARLTGSLPSQCLSDSVAPQGPLRLGMPSGVLTVGAEVEKKDGQWFAKAGSFYRTARRLFDGRVWVPGKALKD; encoded by the coding sequence ATGAAGCAAAAATCCCTTCCCGCCGTGTTCATGCGTGGTGGCACCAGCAAAGCCTTGATGCTGAATATTGCAGACCTGCCTGCCGAGCGCGACGACTGGACACCTCTGTTTTCCGCCGCCATGGGTACGCCGGACCCTTACGGTCGCCAACTGGACGGTATGGGCGGTGGTGTTTCTTCCCTGTCCAAGGTTTGTATTATCGGCCCGTCCAGCCATCCGGACGCCGATGTGGACTACACCTTTGCGCAAGTGGCGATCAAGGAAGAGAAGGTGGATTACCGCGGCAACTGCGGCAATATGAGTTCTGCTGTGGGCCCTTATGCGGTAGAGCAGGGCATGGTCAAGGTTGAGGATGGCGAAGCGTGTGTACGCATCCTGAACACCAATACCAACAAGATCATCCACGCCCATTTCACGGTGGAAGATGGCCAGCCCCGTTATGACGGCGATCTGTCCATTCCTGGCGTAGGTGGCACAGGGTCGCCTATCCGTCTGGACTTTGTGGAACCGGGTGGAGCCTCTACCGGCTCGTTGCTGCCTAGCGGTGAATTGACTGAATGGCTGGATGTGCCTGGCGTAGGCCGTATCGAAGTGTCGCTGGTGGACGCGGCCAACGCAGCAGTGTTTGTCCGTGCTGCCGATGTAGGTCTGACTGGTCTGGAATTGCCCGACTGGCTGGAAGCCCACCCCGAAGTGCTGGAGCGTCTGGACGCAATCCGTGTGCAGGCCTCGGTGCGTATGGGCATTGCTCCCGATGTGGAAGCGGCACGTCAGATTCGCATCGTGCCCTTTGTCTGCATCGTGTCGCCCGCCCAGGACAACCCCACCTTGTCCGGCGAGGTGGTTCCCGCCAAAGAGATTGATCTGGTTGCCCGCGTGATTTCCAACGGCCAGCCGCACCGCGCTTTGCCTCTGACCATCTCGCTGTGTACCGCCGTGGCCGCTCGTTTGACGGGTAGCCTGCCGTCGCAATGCCTGTCCGACTCGGTTGCCCCTCAAGGCCCGCTGCGTTTGGGCATGCCGTCCGGTGTGCTGACAGTGGGCGCGGAAGTGGAAAAGAAAGACGGCCAGTGGTTTGCCAAGGCCGGTTCTTTCTACCGTACCGCTCGCCGTCTGTTTGATGGCCGTGTCTGGGTTCCCGGCAAGGCCTTGAAAGACTAA
- a CDS encoding helix-turn-helix domain-containing protein, producing MQAWFMSGLAPLQHSAPRFESRCPDQTRSETAGFLTEHRLTWNDGPVDASLRYASSHSFSFVLLKYGAAVQVSPGILEDFLLFQVPIQGRSCIRVGREYVQANPKIASVISPSLQVELDWEQGCEQFLVKIPRHRLEEVARQTLGLSLDRPIEFAAGMSLDSPHGCAWQHQIGSLLAYGGHLPPEMDQWSRQAEDNLLLHLFHTQPGNYSQQLQQSVRPASSRRVQRAEDFMRASLDEALTLEQIASAACASVRSLTLAFRTERGLSPMQFLKQIRLEAAQQAIRTATPGTQVSEIALRCGFNHFGRFCADYKSRFGRSPSQDLRIVD from the coding sequence ATGCAAGCGTGGTTTATGTCAGGGCTGGCCCCCTTGCAACACAGTGCGCCGCGCTTTGAATCGCGCTGCCCGGACCAGACACGCAGCGAGACCGCCGGTTTTCTAACCGAGCACCGCCTGACCTGGAATGACGGCCCGGTCGATGCGTCCTTGCGCTATGCCAGCAGCCACAGCTTTTCCTTTGTCTTGCTGAAATATGGCGCGGCGGTGCAGGTGTCGCCGGGGATTCTGGAAGACTTCCTGCTGTTTCAGGTGCCTATCCAGGGACGATCCTGTATTCGGGTTGGTCGGGAGTACGTCCAGGCCAACCCTAAAATTGCCAGTGTGATCTCCCCCTCCCTCCAGGTTGAACTGGATTGGGAACAGGGGTGTGAACAGTTTTTGGTGAAGATTCCGCGCCACCGACTGGAAGAAGTGGCCCGTCAGACCTTGGGCCTGAGCCTGGACAGGCCGATTGAGTTTGCCGCGGGCATGTCTCTGGATTCGCCGCACGGCTGTGCCTGGCAGCACCAGATTGGCAGCTTGCTGGCTTATGGCGGGCATTTGCCGCCGGAAATGGATCAGTGGTCGCGTCAGGCCGAGGACAATCTTTTGCTGCATCTGTTTCATACCCAGCCGGGTAACTACAGTCAGCAATTGCAGCAAAGCGTGCGCCCGGCCAGTTCGCGCCGGGTACAAAGAGCCGAGGATTTCATGCGGGCCAGTCTGGACGAGGCCCTGACGCTGGAGCAGATTGCCTCTGCCGCCTGTGCCAGTGTGCGTAGCCTGACCTTGGCCTTTCGCACCGAACGGGGGCTGAGCCCCATGCAGTTTTTAAAGCAGATTCGTCTGGAAGCGGCCCAGCAAGCCATACGCACTGCCACACCCGGCACCCAGGTTAGCGAGATTGCCTTGCGTTGCGGTTTCAACCATTTCGGCCGCTTCTGTGCAGACTACAAGTCCCGCTTCGGGCGTTCGCCCTCGCAGGACTTGCGTATCGTCGATTAG
- a CDS encoding ABC transporter substrate-binding protein, giving the protein MKKQLAFCMSTLALALACSPASSQEVFKVGLLTTLSGPGAAIGAEIRDGFELGLNHSGGKLGGVDVALTVLDDQQKPMEGRQAVDRLVKRDKVDVITGMAFSNVLLPVMPTILGSDTIYISANTGPADYAGERCNPNFFSVSWQNEDIPAAMGKYVTDQAHKKVYLIAPNYPGGRESIEGFKRLFKGEIADEVYVKVGQMDYAAELAQMRASGADAVFFFLPGGMGVSFIKQLINSGLSSQLAVYTPGFSADQDTIAAIGESMKGMANAAQWSPDLDNPVNKRFVADFEKTYGRLPSMYASQGYDAALLLDGALKADPKAATDREALRKALRSAPFESVRGAFAFNNNQYPVQTYYMREVAPNEKGQMSNKIVSTVFEQFHDHFAPQCKMEKS; this is encoded by the coding sequence ATGAAAAAACAATTGGCGTTCTGTATGAGCACGCTGGCTTTGGCCCTGGCCTGTAGCCCGGCATCCAGTCAGGAAGTATTCAAGGTGGGTCTGCTGACCACCTTGTCCGGTCCCGGCGCGGCCATTGGTGCAGAAATCCGTGATGGTTTCGAACTGGGTCTGAACCACTCGGGCGGCAAGCTGGGTGGGGTGGATGTGGCCCTGACGGTGTTGGACGATCAGCAAAAACCGATGGAAGGCCGTCAGGCCGTGGATCGTTTGGTGAAGCGCGACAAGGTCGATGTGATTACCGGCATGGCCTTTTCCAATGTGCTCTTGCCCGTGATGCCCACAATTCTGGGCAGCGACACCATCTATATTTCCGCCAACACGGGCCCGGCTGATTACGCGGGTGAGCGTTGCAACCCCAATTTCTTCAGCGTGTCCTGGCAGAACGAGGATATTCCCGCTGCCATGGGCAAGTACGTGACTGATCAGGCGCACAAGAAAGTCTATTTGATCGCCCCCAACTATCCCGGTGGTCGCGAGTCCATTGAAGGCTTCAAGCGCCTGTTCAAGGGCGAGATTGCCGATGAAGTCTATGTGAAGGTCGGCCAGATGGATTACGCCGCCGAGCTGGCCCAAATGCGGGCTTCGGGTGCGGATGCGGTGTTCTTCTTTTTGCCCGGTGGCATGGGCGTGTCCTTTATCAAGCAGCTGATCAACTCCGGCCTGTCCTCGCAACTGGCGGTGTACACCCCCGGTTTCTCGGCCGACCAGGACACGATCGCCGCGATTGGTGAATCCATGAAGGGCATGGCCAACGCCGCCCAGTGGTCGCCGGATCTGGATAACCCGGTCAACAAGCGTTTTGTGGCGGATTTTGAAAAGACCTACGGTCGCCTGCCTTCCATGTACGCCTCTCAGGGCTACGACGCCGCCTTGTTGCTGGATGGCGCCTTGAAGGCGGACCCCAAGGCCGCCACCGATCGCGAAGCTCTGCGTAAAGCCTTGCGCAGTGCACCGTTCGAGTCCGTGCGCGGGGCCTTTGCCTTTAACAACAACCAGTATCCGGTGCAGACCTACTACATGCGCGAAGTGGCCCCGAATGAAAAGGGCCAGATGAGCAACAAGATTGTGTCCACCGTATTCGAGCAGTTCCACGATCATTTTGCACCGCAGTGCAAGATGGAAAAGTCATAA